The following coding sequences lie in one Rhizobium rhododendri genomic window:
- a CDS encoding ABC transporter ATP-binding protein produces MAKGDLELIRLTKRYGGTVAVDAIDLKVPAGTYCCLLGPSGCGKSSTLRMAAGHESVSGGDVVLSESQITHARPAERGTAMMFQSYALFPHLDLIDNVAFSLKMKGVDKQARQAKALEMLTLMQMEPYATRRPAQLSGGQQQRVALARALITDPEALLLDEPLSALDPFLKIRMRAELKKLQKTLSITFVHVTHSQEEAMALSDLIVVMNNGRIEQAASAREVFERPATAFVARFMGDHNVLSGRATHSQDGVVTLEAPEGQTFSVRGQTEVGAPVDIGIRTDRVRLAEPSQKGLGFNGIVSNVEYRGATVKITVIGAGSEDFTAIIRDTDYFAKPVSVGDALSLSWALEDAVLLGRG; encoded by the coding sequence ATGGCTAAGGGCGATCTAGAACTTATCAGGCTGACCAAGCGTTACGGTGGCACGGTTGCCGTCGACGCGATCGATCTGAAAGTGCCGGCCGGCACCTATTGCTGCTTGCTGGGCCCGTCCGGCTGCGGCAAGTCTTCGACGCTTCGCATGGCGGCCGGCCATGAAAGTGTCTCCGGCGGCGATGTCGTTCTTTCCGAAAGCCAGATCACCCACGCCCGTCCGGCGGAGCGCGGGACGGCGATGATGTTCCAGAGCTACGCGCTGTTTCCGCATCTCGATCTCATCGACAACGTCGCCTTCAGCCTGAAGATGAAGGGCGTCGACAAGCAGGCGCGCCAGGCCAAGGCGCTCGAAATGCTGACGCTGATGCAGATGGAGCCCTATGCCACCCGGCGTCCGGCACAACTCTCCGGCGGCCAGCAGCAACGCGTGGCGCTGGCTCGCGCTCTGATCACCGATCCGGAAGCGCTGCTGCTCGACGAGCCGCTGTCGGCGCTCGATCCGTTCCTGAAAATTCGCATGCGTGCCGAGTTGAAAAAGCTGCAGAAGACGCTGAGCATCACCTTCGTTCACGTCACCCATAGCCAGGAAGAGGCGATGGCGTTGTCGGACCTGATCGTGGTGATGAACAACGGCCGCATCGAGCAGGCAGCCTCTGCGCGCGAGGTCTTCGAGCGGCCTGCCACCGCCTTCGTCGCCCGTTTCATGGGCGATCACAATGTTCTCTCCGGTCGCGCGACCCACAGCCAGGACGGGGTCGTGACGCTGGAAGCGCCTGAGGGCCAGACATTTTCCGTTCGCGGCCAGACGGAAGTCGGCGCGCCCGTGGATATCGGTATCCGCACAGACCGGGTTCGCCTCGCCGAGCCATCGCAGAAGGGCCTCGGCTTCAACGGCATCGTTTCCAACGTCGAATATCGCGGCGCCACCGTGAAAATCACCGTCATCGGCGCCGGTAGCGAGGACTTCACGGCGATCATTCGCGACACCGATTATTTCGCCAAGCCGGTTTCGGTCGGCGATGCACTGTCACTGAGCTGGGCCCTGGAGGACGCAGTCCTCCTCGGCCGCGGCTGA